The region GATCGGGAGGGCCGCAGGTCCGTCCCGTTCGTACTCGTGATGCCGCACCAGCGTTTCCTCTTGCTGCCGCATGTCCTGGTTGCCCCGCTCCTGGACGGCACGATCGGAACGCCGGACGGCGAATTGTTCGTGACCTTCCCGTTCGGCGATCGCACGCTGATCCTGGATGTGATGGACATGAGTGCCATCGCGCGCCGGCACCTTCGCCGACCGGTCGGCTCGCTCGCCGCCGAGCGCGATCGGATCGTAAAGGCTCTGGATCTGCTGGTCAGCGGCTATTGAGGCCGGCCGCCGCGTTCGGCGCGCGATCGGCCGTTGCATCCCGTGCCGCATCGGGGCACAGGTCATCCCACGCCACGACAGACGGACCGCGCGATGACCCTGACGCCCGAACTGAAATCCGCCCTGATGCAGATCTCGACCGCCACGGTGACCACCGTGCTCCTGAAGAAGGGGCTCCGGCGCAGCTGGATGCGCGGGCCGATGCCCTATTCGGGCGGGGCGGACAAGATCGTCGGCGAGGCCTTCACGCTGCGCTTCGTGCCGATGCGCGAGGATCTGGCCACGCCGGAAAGCTGGGCCTCGCCGATCTCGACCCGGGCGGCGATCGAGGCCATGCCGGAGGGCTGCATCGCGATCGCCGACGCCATGTCGGTGCGCGATGCCGGCATCTTCGGCGACATCTTGGCCGAGCGGATGAAGGTCCGCGGCGTCGCCGGCCTCGTCACCGACGGCGTGATGCGCGACGGGGCGGGCGTGCGCTCGACCAACCTGCCGATCTGGTGCGCGGGCGTGGCCGCGCCTGCCTCGGTCGCCGGCCTCACCTTCGTCGGCTGGAAAGAGCCGATCGCCTGCGGCGGTACGGCGGTGTTTCCGGGCGACGTGATCATGGCCGACGGCGACGGCGCGGTGGTCATCCCCAAGGCGATGGTGACGGCCGTGGCCGAAGCCGGTCTGGAGCAGGAACTGTTCGAAGGCTGGGCCCATATGGAGGTGCGCAACGGCGCCGCCCTGCCGGGCCTCTATCCGCCGAACGAAGAGACCAAGGCACGCTATGCGCTGTGGCGGGCCAAACGCGGCTGATCGACCGTTTCTCGGTCTGCGGGGCCGTCCGGCCGTCGATTTGCCCTGCCGTCGGGCTTCCCTTAAGACTAGCCGACGAACGGGGTCGACATCGGGCGGCCCGACACCTACATCTCGGGTCGACCCGCCCGAACTTTCCGCCTCCTCCATCCGGATGTCGAGAATGATCCTCACGCCCAAGACCTACTGGTACACGCGCATGGATGACGAGGAAGAGGAGGAGAAGACCAAGACTCCGTCCTCGCTGCCCGTCGACAAGCATCTGTTCGAAGCCCGCAACGTGCTGATCACCGGCACGATCACGCAGGAACTCGCCCGCGACGTGACCGCGCGCCTCTTGGCGCTGAGCCATGTCTCCAAGGAGCCGATCAACGTGATCGTCTGCTCGCCCGGCGGCCACGTCGAATCGGGCGACATGATCCACGACATGATCCGCTTCGTGTCGGCGCCGGTGCGCATGATCGGCGTCGGCTGGGTCGCCTCGGCCGGCGCGCTGATCTACATCTCGGTGCCGAAAGAGCGGCGCTTCTGCCTGCCCAACACCCGCTTCCTGCTGCACCAGCCGTCCG is a window of Prosthecodimorpha staleyi DNA encoding:
- a CDS encoding CcdB family protein, coding for MRQFDVFDNPDREGRRSVPFVLVMPHQRFLLLPHVLVAPLLDGTIGTPDGELFVTFPFGDRTLILDVMDMSAIARRHLRRPVGSLAAERDRIVKALDLLVSGY
- a CDS encoding ribonuclease activity regulator RraA codes for the protein MTLTPELKSALMQISTATVTTVLLKKGLRRSWMRGPMPYSGGADKIVGEAFTLRFVPMREDLATPESWASPISTRAAIEAMPEGCIAIADAMSVRDAGIFGDILAERMKVRGVAGLVTDGVMRDGAGVRSTNLPIWCAGVAAPASVAGLTFVGWKEPIACGGTAVFPGDVIMADGDGAVVIPKAMVTAVAEAGLEQELFEGWAHMEVRNGAALPGLYPPNEETKARYALWRAKRG
- a CDS encoding ATP-dependent Clp protease proteolytic subunit, with amino-acid sequence MILTPKTYWYTRMDDEEEEEKTKTPSSLPVDKHLFEARNVLITGTITQELARDVTARLLALSHVSKEPINVIVCSPGGHVESGDMIHDMIRFVSAPVRMIGVGWVASAGALIYISVPKERRFCLPNTRFLLHQPSGGAGGPATDIEIQAREIIKMRDRLNGMFSVATGQTLQKVEKDTDRDYWMGPEEAIAYGLVNKVINNVADLA